From the Acidilutibacter cellobiosedens genome, one window contains:
- a CDS encoding ABC transporter ATP-binding protein, whose protein sequence is MKSFLVLKDFFIKNKWKYFFGVIWLIIIDIVQLIVPQILRIVTNLLQNNLLTFNELIKYSLYIILTGLIIAVGRYYWRIYLQGTARTLEYYLRNKLFRHLLTLSTNYFNTHKTGDLMAHATNDINSVRMALGQGVVMIVDAVFMTFFSVIMMIHTTNLKLTLVAISTLPFIAIVVGKFGKIIHKRFIKVQEAFSDLTDTAQENFAGIRVIKSFVQEENEIKKFSVVNNNNLSKNLSLVKISGIFHPLVQFMSSISFLIVLWYGGILVIRDDISLGDFVAFNSYLSSMVWPMMATGWVINLFQRGAASMDRLNIIFEEKPEITDSKDAIDIKNMKGEIEFKNVSFKYPHSENYAVKNLNFKIPSDHSLAIVGRTGSGKSTIVSLLLRLYDIDEGEILIDGINIKDMTIKSLRENIGYVPQENFLFSDSIINNIAFSFEEEEKYNEDLIYNASRTAEVYDNIIEFPNKFETVLGERGVTLSGGQKQRVSIARAIIKDSSVLILDDSLSSVDTDTEERILSNLREVIKKRTTIIISHRISTIKDSDEILVIDEGEIVARGNHDSLVKQDGIYKDLYEKQLLEEKIQKN, encoded by the coding sequence ATAATCTCCTTACATTCAATGAATTAATTAAATATAGCTTATATATTATTTTAACAGGACTTATAATCGCGGTTGGAAGATATTATTGGAGAATATACCTACAAGGCACTGCGAGAACTTTAGAATATTATTTGAGAAATAAATTATTCAGGCATCTCCTCACTCTTTCAACGAATTATTTCAATACTCATAAAACCGGAGACCTTATGGCCCATGCAACTAACGATATTAACTCAGTAAGGATGGCATTAGGACAAGGAGTGGTAATGATTGTAGATGCGGTTTTCATGACTTTTTTTTCAGTAATAATGATGATTCATACCACAAATTTAAAATTAACTTTAGTTGCTATTTCTACTTTGCCTTTTATTGCCATTGTAGTAGGTAAATTCGGTAAAATAATTCATAAAAGATTTATAAAAGTCCAAGAGGCGTTTTCCGATCTTACAGATACCGCTCAGGAAAATTTCGCGGGAATTAGAGTAATTAAGTCATTCGTACAGGAAGAAAATGAAATTAAAAAATTTTCGGTAGTCAATAACAACAATTTATCCAAAAATCTAAGTCTCGTAAAAATTTCCGGAATATTTCACCCTTTAGTTCAATTTATGTCTTCAATAAGTTTTTTGATTGTTCTCTGGTACGGAGGAATATTGGTTATAAGAGATGATATCTCCCTTGGAGATTTTGTGGCTTTTAATTCATATTTAAGTTCGATGGTGTGGCCCATGATGGCAACAGGCTGGGTAATCAACTTATTTCAGAGAGGAGCCGCATCTATGGACAGGCTCAATATAATCTTTGAAGAAAAACCTGAAATTACGGATTCAAAGGATGCAATAGATATAAAAAATATGAAGGGAGAAATTGAATTTAAAAATGTATCCTTCAAATATCCCCATTCCGAAAATTATGCTGTTAAAAATTTAAATTTTAAAATACCTTCAGACCATAGTTTAGCAATCGTCGGAAGAACTGGAAGCGGAAAATCAACCATAGTAAGCTTGCTTCTAAGGCTTTATGATATAGATGAAGGAGAAATACTAATAGACGGAATTAATATTAAAGATATGACTATAAAATCTTTAAGGGAAAATATAGGGTATGTTCCACAGGAAAATTTTCTCTTTTCCGATTCCATTATAAATAATATTGCTTTTTCCTTTGAAGAAGAAGAAAAATATAATGAAGATTTAATTTATAATGCTTCAAGAACTGCTGAAGTATATGACAATATAATAGAATTCCCAAATAAATTTGAGACGGTGCTCGGAGAAAGAGGAGTAACTCTTTCGGGAGGTCAAAAACAAAGAGTATCAATTGCCAGAGCAATTATAAAGGATTCTTCCGTATTAATACTTGACGACAGTCTCTCCAGTGTAGATACCGATACGGAAGAAAGAATATTATCTAATTTAAGAGAAGTAATTAAAAAAAGAACTACTATAATCATAAGTCATAGAATATCAACTATTAAAGATTCAGATGAAATTCTTGTAATTGATGAAGGAGAAATTGTTGCAAGAGGAAATCATGATTCTTTAGTAAAACAAGACGGAATATATAAAGATCTTTATGAAAAACAACTTCTTGAAGAAAAAATACAAAAAAATTAA
- a CDS encoding ABC transporter ATP-binding protein, whose product MEHNNNDEILGKAYDSKLMKRLLSYAKPYWHYMTICIILMIFITGLELARPYLLKITIDDYINGYKKPIYVFDINSGKKGTIFNNKIYVRENNLSERERLQHDDNDIKVITKYKGNYYIADKNETDIKKGVLLSHEDFMKFRQEDIDGLKLIGMVFLFVILGAFVLNYVQVYLLNWTSQKIIFNIRRDLFSHIQKMSLKYFDKNPVGRLVTRVTNDTETLNEMYTDVLVYLFKDIFILFGIAIIMLQMNYKLAILSFALVPFIVLVSIIFRNSIRDVYRIGRIQLAKINARLNENFTGMKTIHIFKKEKKIFNQFDIINTDYLNTAKREIKIYALFRPAIEIIRSLGIAALVYFGGRRVISGQVEFGVLYAFIDYLQRFFEPILDLTEKYNILQSAMASSERIFGILDEEEQIKNPLEPIPITNFKGKIEFKNVWFAYEDENWILKDVSFTINPGEAVAFVGATGAGKSSIISLMSRFYDIQKGEILIDGINIKDYNKYELRKKIGVVLQDVFLFTGNIKNNIRLDDNNISDEEVIEAAKYVNADHFIKKLPQKYDELVMERGATLSAGERQLLAFARALVFKPDVLILDEATSNIDTETEILIQDALKKLIKGRTTIAVAHRLSTIQNSDKIIVLHKGRIVEMGNHQELLQNEGMYYDLYRLQYKESYQA is encoded by the coding sequence ATGGAACATAACAATAACGATGAAATATTGGGAAAAGCCTATGACTCCAAACTTATGAAAAGGCTTCTTAGTTATGCAAAACCCTATTGGCATTATATGACGATATGTATAATACTAATGATATTCATAACAGGACTTGAGCTTGCAAGGCCTTACCTTTTGAAAATTACAATTGACGACTATATAAACGGTTATAAAAAACCAATATATGTCTTTGACATAAATTCAGGTAAAAAAGGTACTATATTTAACAATAAAATCTATGTAAGGGAAAACAATCTTTCAGAAAGGGAAAGACTTCAACATGATGATAATGACATAAAAGTCATTACTAAATACAAGGGAAACTATTATATCGCCGATAAAAATGAAACAGATATAAAAAAGGGAGTCCTTTTATCTCATGAAGATTTTATGAAGTTCAGGCAAGAGGATATTGACGGATTAAAACTTATCGGTATGGTGTTTCTATTTGTAATATTAGGAGCGTTTGTTTTAAACTATGTTCAAGTATATCTTCTTAACTGGACAAGTCAAAAAATTATTTTTAACATAAGGAGGGATTTGTTCTCACATATTCAAAAAATGAGTTTAAAGTACTTTGATAAAAATCCTGTGGGAAGACTCGTTACCAGAGTTACAAACGATACGGAAACATTAAATGAAATGTACACCGATGTATTGGTTTATCTGTTCAAGGATATATTTATTCTTTTCGGGATAGCAATTATAATGCTCCAAATGAACTACAAATTAGCTATTTTGTCCTTCGCTTTGGTTCCGTTTATAGTGTTGGTTTCGATTATATTCAGAAATAGTATAAGAGACGTATATCGAATAGGCCGAATACAGCTCGCTAAAATAAATGCCAGACTAAATGAAAATTTTACAGGAATGAAAACTATTCATATATTTAAAAAAGAAAAGAAGATATTCAATCAATTTGATATCATCAATACAGATTATTTAAATACTGCAAAAAGAGAAATAAAAATTTATGCTTTATTCAGGCCTGCAATTGAAATAATCCGTTCTCTCGGAATCGCGGCTTTAGTATATTTTGGAGGAAGAAGAGTAATTTCAGGTCAGGTTGAATTTGGCGTTTTATATGCTTTTATCGATTATCTGCAAAGATTCTTCGAGCCCATATTGGATTTAACAGAAAAATATAATATACTTCAATCGGCAATGGCATCCAGTGAAAGAATATTCGGCATATTAGATGAAGAAGAACAAATTAAAAATCCTTTAGAACCCATACCAATAACAAATTTCAAAGGGAAAATAGAATTTAAAAATGTGTGGTTTGCTTATGAAGATGAAAATTGGATATTAAAAGATGTAAGCTTCACTATCAATCCCGGAGAAGCTGTCGCCTTCGTAGGAGCCACGGGAGCAGGAAAATCTTCAATTATAAGCCTTATGTCAAGATTTTATGATATTCAAAAGGGAGAAATACTTATTGATGGAATTAACATTAAGGATTATAATAAATATGAGTTGAGAAAAAAAATAGGAGTAGTCCTTCAAGATGTTTTCCTTTTTACAGGAAATATAAAAAACAACATAAGGCTTGACGATAATAATATTTCCGATGAAGAAGTAATTGAAGCGGCTAAATATGTAAATGCCGATCATTTTATAAAAAAGCTTCCCCAAAAATACGACGAACTTGTAATGGAAAGAGGCGCTACTCTTTCGGCAGGAGAAAGACAACTTCTTGCTTTTGCCAGAGCTTTGGTATTCAAACCTGATGTGCTTATACTTGATGAAGCCACATCAAATATTGACACAGAAACTGAAATATTAATACAAGATGCTCTTAAAAAATTAATAAAAGGCAGAACTACCATAGCAGTTGCCCACAGACTATCAACCATTCAAAATTCCGACAAAATAATAGTCCTTCATAAAGGCAGAATAGTTGAAATGGGTAATCATCAAGAACTGCTTCAAAACGAAGGAATGTACTATGATTTATACAGGCTTCAATATAAAGAAAGCTATCAAGCTTAA
- a CDS encoding histidinol-phosphatase HisJ family protein: MYDFHIHSDFSIDSKYSMEDMVTEAINKNMKSICFTDHVEFEVTEKKLDLAFNTKDYFRKINQVKYKYMNKIEILCGVELGMKPHLYKKYNEFISQNPFDFVLMSMHSIEGKDMYLDNYLKDIKPIEGLVKYYESLYECVLNYNDYDVLGHLDVVDRYFPENTQLPPPKEYMYLIEDILKLVIKNGKGIELNTSGMRYHLKYFHPKTELLKLYKSLGGEIITMGSDAHEPAFLNYKYKEGEKLLKELGFKYIFLFKERKKFPIHIS, translated from the coding sequence ATGTATGATTTTCATATCCACAGCGATTTTTCCATAGATTCAAAATATTCAATGGAAGATATGGTCACGGAAGCAATAAATAAAAATATGAAATCAATATGCTTTACAGACCATGTAGAATTTGAAGTTACAGAAAAAAAACTGGATCTTGCTTTTAATACAAAAGATTATTTTAGAAAAATCAATCAAGTTAAATACAAGTATATGAATAAAATTGAAATATTATGTGGCGTTGAACTTGGGATGAAACCCCATTTATACAAAAAATACAATGAATTCATATCACAAAATCCTTTTGATTTCGTGTTGATGTCCATGCATTCTATCGAAGGAAAGGACATGTATTTAGACAATTATCTCAAAGATATAAAGCCAATTGAAGGATTAGTTAAATATTATGAATCCTTGTACGAATGTGTATTAAATTATAATGATTATGATGTATTGGGGCATCTTGATGTAGTTGACAGATATTTCCCGGAAAATACTCAGCTGCCTCCTCCAAAGGAATACATGTATTTGATAGAAGATATATTAAAATTAGTTATAAAAAATGGGAAAGGTATTGAGCTTAATACTTCGGGAATGAGATACCACCTTAAATATTTTCATCCTAAGACTGAATTGCTTAAGTTGTATAAATCTCTCGGAGGAGAAATAATAACAATGGGTTCCGACGCTCATGAACCCGCTTTTTTAAACTATAAATACAAAGAAGGAGAAAAACTTTTAAAAGAATTGGGATTTAAATATATCTTTCTTTTTAAAGAAAGAAAAAAATTTCCCATACACATAAGCTGA
- a CDS encoding TrmB family transcriptional regulator, giving the protein MKNLIPLMKKFNFTEYETKVYVTLLKVGPSTGYEISKQSSVPRSRVYNILETLIQKGIVLEAQTNPILYSAIPINEFKENISRNVSSSLEEIDNYLVQYEKNTDSEALWNIDGFQNILNKSKYLIQYAKEEVLIQIWQEDLDKEMVQLLQKTNQRLKKFVLILFSETQQYDLPFDHYYKHGFEKDKLKEMGSRWISVVIDEKEMIFGSISSKVNGEAVWTKNHSMVFLAREHIVHDAYCLNIIQHLDEKTKKEFGDDLEKIRKIY; this is encoded by the coding sequence ATGAAAAATTTAATTCCATTGATGAAAAAGTTCAATTTTACAGAATATGAAACAAAGGTATATGTAACTTTGCTAAAGGTAGGTCCGTCGACAGGATATGAAATCAGTAAACAGTCTTCTGTACCACGTTCAAGAGTATACAATATTTTAGAAACTTTAATTCAAAAAGGAATTGTATTGGAAGCACAAACCAATCCGATCTTATATAGTGCTATCCCAATCAACGAATTTAAGGAAAACATAAGCCGAAATGTTTCAAGTTCTCTTGAAGAAATAGATAACTATTTAGTTCAATATGAAAAAAATACGGATTCAGAAGCATTATGGAATATCGATGGATTTCAAAATATTTTAAACAAAAGTAAGTACTTAATCCAATATGCAAAAGAGGAAGTTTTGATTCAAATATGGCAGGAAGATTTAGATAAGGAAATGGTTCAGCTCTTACAAAAAACTAATCAACGCCTCAAAAAATTCGTATTAATTTTATTTAGTGAAACTCAACAGTATGATCTACCTTTTGACCACTATTACAAACATGGTTTTGAAAAAGACAAACTTAAAGAAATGGGAAGCAGATGGATATCAGTAGTAATTGACGAAAAGGAAATGATCTTTGGCTCTATTTCAAGCAAAGTTAACGGAGAAGCTGTATGGACAAAAAATCATTCAATGGTATTTCTTGCAAGGGAACATATTGTTCATGATGCATATTGCCTAAATATAATACAGCATTTAGATGAGAAAACAAAGAAAGAATTTGGTGATGACTTAGAAAAAATAAGAAAAATATATTAA
- a CDS encoding sulfite exporter TauE/SafE family protein, translating to MVKVILILIVIVNLSFLISFVIDLFKNKKEISKEPGNNIVLAITSFIIFLLSTFGISDFAISTVLYRKLKWVSDKKLPGTLNTQCVIPVAVMALSYISVIKVSIVTLAVCIVAQVIGAFIGPRFVVKLPEKTIRIFIGIGLIIASLLILAGKFNLIPSGGTATELTGAKLIIAAILLFIYGALNNIGIGSYALTMATVYALGLNPAVSFPIMMGACTFSVPVGSMQFIRFGQYSRKITLFTSTFGIIGVLIAVYFVKSLNVSMLQWLIVIVLLYSSISMLYSELKSANPDVK from the coding sequence ATGGTTAAAGTTATTTTAATATTAATTGTAATAGTTAATCTATCATTTCTAATTTCCTTTGTGATAGATCTTTTCAAAAACAAAAAAGAAATATCAAAAGAGCCGGGAAATAATATAGTTCTAGCCATTACATCTTTTATTATCTTTTTATTATCTACTTTTGGAATTTCGGATTTTGCAATCTCCACAGTTCTTTATCGTAAATTAAAATGGGTTTCAGACAAAAAATTACCGGGGACATTAAATACCCAATGTGTTATCCCTGTTGCGGTTATGGCCCTTTCTTATATTTCTGTTATTAAAGTAAGTATTGTAACATTAGCAGTATGTATTGTTGCCCAGGTTATCGGCGCATTCATAGGCCCCCGTTTTGTAGTTAAGTTACCTGAAAAAACCATTCGAATATTTATAGGAATCGGATTAATTATAGCTTCTCTATTAATATTAGCAGGGAAATTCAATTTGATTCCTTCAGGAGGCACGGCTACGGAACTGACAGGTGCAAAGCTCATTATAGCTGCTATACTGTTATTTATATATGGGGCACTAAATAATATCGGGATTGGGTCCTATGCTTTAACTATGGCAACAGTATATGCTTTAGGTTTAAATCCGGCTGTTTCATTCCCAATTATGATGGGCGCCTGCACTTTTTCCGTTCCCGTTGGAAGTATGCAGTTCATTAGATTTGGTCAATACAGCCGTAAAATTACATTATTTACGTCAACCTTCGGTATTATCGGAGTATTGATAGCCGTTTATTTTGTAAAATCCTTAAATGTATCAATGTTGCAATGGCTCATTGTCATAGTATTGCTTTACAGCTCAATTAGTATGCTTTATTCAGAATTAAAATCCGCCAATCCGGATGTTAAATAA
- a CDS encoding ornithine cyclodeaminase family protein yields MLVLTKEDIQSIFSMRDAIEADKEALKLYSQGKSSVPLRTNIDIPEAEGQSLYMPAYVGGDNIKALGLKIVSVYPHNVERGLPNVPATMVVLDPQTGIVAAIMEGTFITQLRTGAIQGAATEILSNENSKIGALFGTGGQAQSQLEAMLTVRNLTEVRVFDINYEKALDFSKKMNEHFSNFGTRIIAVKNADEAVIDADIVTTVTTSKMPVFNGKLIKSGAHINGIGAYTPEMHELPPEIVLRANKVIFDTVSGVLSEAGDLISPLKDGIVTRDHYQGELGEVILGKIKGRENPNEITLFKTVGSAVLDVVVGEKIYKKAVETGIGKNVELS; encoded by the coding sequence ATGTTAGTTTTGACAAAAGAGGATATTCAATCGATTTTTTCTATGAGAGATGCTATCGAAGCAGACAAAGAAGCTCTAAAACTTTATTCTCAAGGTAAAAGTTCCGTACCATTACGTACAAATATAGATATCCCGGAAGCAGAAGGCCAGAGCTTGTATATGCCTGCTTATGTAGGCGGAGATAATATAAAAGCTCTGGGGCTCAAAATTGTTTCTGTTTATCCCCATAATGTTGAAAGAGGATTACCTAATGTTCCGGCTACTATGGTAGTATTGGATCCCCAAACAGGTATTGTGGCTGCTATTATGGAAGGTACTTTTATTACACAATTGCGTACCGGAGCTATTCAAGGAGCTGCTACAGAAATTCTTTCCAATGAGAATTCAAAGATTGGAGCACTATTCGGAACCGGAGGGCAAGCTCAAAGTCAATTGGAAGCAATGCTTACAGTTCGTAATTTAACGGAAGTTCGTGTCTTTGATATTAATTATGAAAAAGCCCTTGATTTCTCAAAAAAGATGAATGAACATTTCAGTAATTTCGGTACTCGAATAATAGCTGTAAAAAACGCTGATGAAGCTGTAATTGATGCAGATATTGTTACAACTGTTACAACTTCCAAAATGCCTGTTTTTAACGGAAAATTGATAAAATCCGGTGCTCATATAAACGGTATAGGTGCCTATACTCCCGAAATGCATGAACTGCCGCCTGAAATTGTCCTAAGAGCAAATAAAGTTATCTTCGACACTGTGTCGGGAGTTCTATCTGAAGCCGGAGATTTAATCTCTCCACTTAAAGATGGAATTGTAACAAGGGACCACTATCAAGGAGAACTTGGAGAAGTAATATTAGGTAAAATTAAGGGGCGAGAAAATCCTAATGAGATAACTTTGTTTAAGACCGTAGGTTCCGCTGTTTTAGATGTAGTGGTGGGAGAAAAAATATACAAAAAAGCTGTAGAAACAGGAATAGGCAAAAATGTAGAACTCTCTTAA
- a CDS encoding class I SAM-dependent methyltransferase: MVFSVDNSRNMLKELKEEALKRNLKNIYPLNSSLDNLTLFDESLDAVFINMALHHIKDAKKAINEMYRVLKKSGKLVISDVTEHNGEWAREEMFDEWLGFSNDTIYAWLKEAKFTDINIENTDLRCKGYSSKGEYTETGIFIAAATK, from the coding sequence ATAGTATTTTCAGTTGACAATTCAAGAAATATGCTCAAAGAATTAAAAGAAGAAGCATTAAAGAGAAATTTGAAAAATATCTACCCTCTGAACTCCTCGCTTGATAACCTTACTTTATTTGACGAATCATTAGATGCCGTATTTATAAACATGGCACTTCATCATATTAAAGATGCTAAAAAAGCTATAAATGAAATGTACAGAGTACTGAAAAAATCAGGAAAATTAGTAATATCAGATGTAACCGAGCATAACGGAGAATGGGCAAGAGAAGAAATGTTTGACGAATGGTTGGGTTTTTCAAATGATACCATTTATGCATGGCTTAAAGAGGCAAAGTTCACTGATATCAATATAGAAAATACGGACTTAAGATGCAAGGGATATTCCAGTAAGGGCGAATACACGGAAACAGGTATATTCATAGCGGCAGCAACAAAATAA
- a CDS encoding bifunctional cystathionine gamma-lyase/homocysteine desulfhydrase encodes MKIKSLLIHGGKDGDEFTGAVNIPIYQTSTFKQPEFGVNKGYEYSRTGNPTRESLEKLISDLEEGYAGFAFASGMAAITAVLSLFKSEDQIIISNNVYGGTFRVLNQIFNNFNIGYKIVDTSNLNEVEKNIDKNVKAIYIETPTNPLMDITDIEEAAKIARKHKILTIVDNTFMTPYLQRPILLGADIVIHSATKYLGGHSDLVAGLAVVNTEDLAEKLHFIQNSTGGILGPFDSFLLIRGIKTLSVRMDRHDENAKLIAQFLKGRPEIEKIYYPGFKEHPGHDIQKKQADGYGAMISFVLRREYNYKKFFKNLSLITFGESLGGVESLVCHPASMTHAAIPYEIRQKVGITDNLIRLSVGIEDKEDLINDLKESLEASKEV; translated from the coding sequence ATGAAAATAAAATCGTTATTGATTCATGGAGGAAAAGATGGGGATGAATTCACAGGTGCTGTAAACATACCTATTTACCAGACATCTACCTTTAAGCAACCCGAATTTGGCGTAAATAAAGGTTATGAATACTCAAGGACAGGAAACCCCACAAGAGAATCGTTAGAAAAACTTATTTCTGATCTTGAAGAGGGGTATGCAGGCTTTGCATTCGCCTCAGGAATGGCCGCAATTACAGCGGTACTTTCCCTATTCAAGTCAGAGGATCAAATTATAATATCAAATAACGTATATGGCGGAACTTTCAGAGTCCTTAACCAAATATTTAATAATTTTAATATAGGATATAAAATAGTTGATACGTCAAATCTTAACGAAGTAGAAAAAAACATCGATAAAAATGTGAAAGCTATATATATCGAAACTCCTACGAATCCTCTTATGGATATTACTGATATTGAGGAGGCAGCAAAGATAGCAAGAAAACATAAAATTCTCACTATAGTTGATAATACTTTCATGACTCCATATTTGCAAAGGCCTATTCTATTAGGCGCTGATATAGTAATCCATAGTGCCACGAAATATCTTGGAGGTCATAGCGATCTTGTAGCAGGACTTGCAGTGGTAAATACTGAAGATTTGGCAGAAAAATTACATTTTATACAAAACTCCACCGGAGGTATTCTCGGTCCCTTTGATTCATTTTTACTTATAAGAGGAATAAAAACTCTTTCAGTAAGAATGGACAGACATGATGAAAATGCAAAATTAATCGCACAATTTTTAAAGGGCAGACCTGAAATAGAAAAAATATACTATCCGGGATTTAAAGAACATCCGGGACATGATATACAAAAGAAGCAAGCCGATGGCTACGGAGCAATGATCTCCTTCGTTCTCAGAAGGGAATATAACTATAAAAAGTTTTTCAAAAATCTTTCTCTTATAACTTTTGGCGAAAGTCTCGGAGGAGTAGAATCTCTTGTATGCCATCCTGCATCTATGACTCATGCTGCTATTCCCTATGAGATAAGGCAAAAAGTCGGTATAACGGATAATTTAATAAGATTATCCGTGGGAATCGAAGATAAGGAAGATTTGATCAATGACCTGAAAGAAAGCTTGGAAGCAAGCAAGGAGGTATAA
- a CDS encoding PLP-dependent cysteine synthase family protein, which produces MPSYYNDIKELVGKTPILKLNNISVKEEVNVFAKLEIFNPGGSVKDRIGIYMIKKAEEKGILKKGSTIIEPTAGNTGLGIALAAINKGYRVIFTVPKKFSIEKQLLMKAFGAEIINTPEEQGMKGAIEKAEELLSTINNSVSLNQFENPANPLAHYETTGPEIYEALDGKIDYLIAGAGSGGTFTSIVKYLKEKNPNIKGIIADPEGSIIGGGTKGCYKIEGIGNDFIPDTLDMTLVDSFIKVNDNEAFDMVKELAKKKD; this is translated from the coding sequence ATGCCGTCATATTATAACGATATAAAAGAATTGGTTGGAAAAACACCGATACTCAAATTAAATAATATTTCTGTCAAGGAAGAAGTAAATGTCTTCGCTAAACTTGAAATATTCAATCCGGGAGGAAGCGTAAAGGATAGAATCGGCATATATATGATTAAAAAAGCTGAAGAAAAGGGGATTTTAAAAAAGGGTTCCACTATTATAGAACCAACTGCCGGAAATACGGGGTTAGGCATAGCCTTGGCCGCAATAAATAAAGGATACAGAGTAATATTTACGGTCCCAAAAAAATTTTCCATAGAAAAACAATTGCTTATGAAAGCCTTTGGGGCTGAAATAATCAATACTCCTGAGGAACAAGGAATGAAAGGGGCTATAGAAAAAGCTGAAGAATTATTAAGTACTATCAATAATTCCGTTTCTTTAAACCAATTTGAAAACCCTGCAAATCCGTTGGCTCATTATGAAACTACAGGACCGGAAATATATGAAGCATTGGATGGCAAAATAGATTATCTAATAGCAGGAGCAGGAAGCGGAGGTACTTTCACCAGCATAGTCAAATATCTCAAGGAAAAAAATCCAAATATAAAAGGGATAATTGCAGATCCGGAAGGCTCCATAATAGGTGGAGGCACTAAAGGGTGTTATAAGATTGAAGGTATAGGCAACGATTTTATTCCGGACACTCTTGATATGACTTTAGTAGACAGTTTTATAAAGGTTAATGACAATGAAGCCTTTGACATGGTAAAGGAATTGGCAAAAAAGAAGGATTAA